A genomic region of Thunnus albacares chromosome 2, fThuAlb1.1, whole genome shotgun sequence contains the following coding sequences:
- the neflb gene encoding neurofilament light chain b, which yields MASTGFDPYFPPIYKRRVVVRSAGYGAGGGIGSRSAYSSHSAPITSYASSRRSYPTQSRATSSFTSVFFSAPVSAAATELRLDQAAQVSAEFKAVRTQEKAELQDLNDRFASFIERVHELEQQNKLLETELLLLRQRQTEPSNLRALYEHEIRQLHAAIEEARHEKQAAQDHRDEMEDVLRNLQKRFEDEVLCRAEAEGRLMDTRKGADEAALAQAELEKRVGTLLDELAFLKRLCESEITELQAQIQYSVDVSVEMEVAKPDLSAALRDIRVQYEKLAQRNLQSAEEWFCNKMNVMTVGTARNTESARHAKDEAGEYRRLLKERTLEIDACRQMNQALENQLQDVEEKQSAEISALQDTIGQLEDELRANKNDMARYLKDYQDLLNVKMALDIEIAAYRKLLEGEENRLNVAGAAMYAVPSYGRSFVSMQPQLSSAAPYLLSSRLYSSSLSTEETISASQAQQAEASPPQEEEEEQAEEEEKEEQVEEEEKEEQAEEEEKEEVEEEQGDEKEEEEAEEEQGEEAEEEEAEEKVEEEEEKQEGVEEADGEDGAKEDEEEGGEESQPQEEDDAEQKEEEADADGEKEKEETEKEAEADADEKNGKTTV from the exons ATGGCTTCCACCGGCTTTGACCCTTATTTCCCTCCCATTTACAAGAGGAGAGTGGTTGTGCGCAGTGCAGGATATGGTGCTGGTGGAGGAATAGGATCTAGGTCTGCCTACTCCAGCCACTCTGCCCCAATAACTTCCTATGCATCTTCACGCAGAAGTTATCCAACACAGAGCCGAGCTACTTCCAGCTTCACCTCcgtgtttttttctgctccagTGTCTGCAGCTGCCACTGAGCTACGCCTTGACCAAGCAGCCCAGGTCAGTGCTGAGTTCAAAGCGGTGCGGACCCAGGAGAAGGCCGAGCTGCAAGACCTGAATGACCGCTTTGCGAGCTTCATTGAGAGGGTCCATGAACTGGAGCAGCAGAACAAGTTGCTGGAGACTGAACTCCTGCTGCTCAGGCAGAGGCAGACGGAGCCATCCAACCTTCGGGCCCTGTATGAGCATGAGATCCGCCAACTTCATGCTGCTATAGAGGAGGCCCGCCATGAGAAACAAGCTGCCCAGGACCACAGGGATGAGATGGAAGACGTGCTTAGAAACCTACAAAAGCGCTTCGAGGATGAAGTGCTTTGCAGGGCAGAAGCAGAGGGCAGGCTCATGGATACCAGGAAGGGGGCAGATGAGGCTGCACTGGCTCAGGCTGAGCTTGAGAAAAGAGTTGGTACCCTGTTGGATGAGCTGGCCTTCCTGAAGCGCCTCTGTGAGAGTGAGATTACAGAACTACAGGCCCAAATCCAGTACAGCGTAGATGTGTCAGTGGAGATGGAGGTAGCTAAACCTGACCTATCCGCTGCTCTCCGCGACATTCGAGTCCAGTATGAGAAGCTGGCACAACGCAACCTTCAATCAGCTGAAGAATGGTTCTGCAACAAGATGAATGTGATGACAGTAGGCACTGCTCGCAACACAGAGAGTGCACGTCATGCCAAAGACGAGGCTGGAGAATATCGCCGACTGCTCAAAGAAAGGACCCTGGAGATTGATGCCTGTCGTCAGATGAACCAAGCTCTGGAAAACCAACTACAGGACGTGGAGGAGAAACAGAGTGCTGAGATCTCTGCACTGCAG GATACAATAGGTCAACTGGAGGATGAGTTGAGGGCAAACAAGAATGACATGGCTCGCTATTTGAAAGATTATCAGGATCTCCTGAATGTGAAGATGGCCTTGGATATTGAAATTGCAGCCTACAG GAAGCTGCTTGAAGGAGAGGAGAACCGTCTAAATGTGGCTGGAGCAGCCATGTACGCTGTTCCATCTTATGGAAGATCATTTGTCTCCATGCAGCCTCAGCTGAGCTCTGCAGCTCCGTACCTACTGAGCTCTCGCTTGTATAGTTCATCACTCTCCACAGAGGAGACGATATCCGCAAGCCAAGCACAGCAGGCAGAGGCTAGCCCTCCtcaagaagaggaggaagagcaggcggaagaggaagagaaggaggagcaggtggaagaggaagagaaggaggagcaggcggaagaggaagagaaggaggaagtagaagaggagcagggagacgagaaagaggaggaggaagcagaggaagagcagGGAGAAgaggccgaggaggaggaggcggaagaaaaggtggaggaggaggaggaaaaacaagagggAGTGGAAGAAGCAGATGGAgaag ATGGAGCaaaggaagatgaggaggaaggaggagaggagagccaACCTCAAGAGGAGGACGATGCtgagcagaaagaggaagaggctGATGCAGATGgtgagaaggagaaagaagaaactgaaaagGAAGCAGAAGCAGATGCTGatgagaaaaatggaaaaacaactgTTTAA